The Perca fluviatilis chromosome 2, GENO_Pfluv_1.0, whole genome shotgun sequence genome includes a region encoding these proteins:
- the LOC120547720 gene encoding lysosomal Pro-X carboxypeptidase, with amino-acid sequence MKAGERTQVSDRAAAATCLLTLCLGCLQYAVALKPQLLSRLGGSSYSAETTISYETFYFDQKIDHFGFLEDGTFKQRYLVADKHWQQPGGPILFYTGNEGDITWFCNNTGFMWDIAAELGAMLVFAEHRYYGESLPFGQDSYSDSKHLNYLSSEQALADFAVLIQNLKSSSPGARQSPVIAVGGSYGGMLAAWFRMKYPNIVVGALAASAPIWQFPGMVPCGDFYKIVTQDFAKSGINCDANIRKSWKAINNVSSTASGLQWLSEEFSLCAPLKSSVEAVGFKSWLQETWVNLAMVDYPYQANFLQPLPRWPIQVVCKFLSLDPSVSDYQLLHGVSQAAKVYYNYTGSTSCLNTSQTATGSLGLLGWFYQACTEMVMPMCTDGVHDMFEPEEWNLQTFSDECNAMFGVRPRADWAATVYGAKDIASHSNIIFSNGGLDPWSAGGVTHNITDSLVSILIPDGAHHLDLRYSNDQDPPSVRAARALEVMYFREWIRQAKKTRQTASAP; translated from the exons GTACGCAGTCGCCCTCAAACCACAACTTCTCAGCAGGCTCGGTGGCTCATCTTACTCCGCCGAGACCACCATCAGCtatgaaacattttattttgaccaGAAG ATCGATCATTTTGGTTTCCTAGAGGATGGCACCTTCAAACAGAGATACCTTGTGGCTGACAAACACTGGCAGCAGCCTGGAGGACCCATTTTGTTCTACACTGGCAACGAAGGCGACATCACCTGGTTCTGCAACAACACT GGCTTCATGTGGGATATTGCGGCGGAGTTGGGCGCCATGCTGGTTTTTGCAGAACATCGTTACTATGGAGAGTCGCTGCCATTTGGACAAGACTCttacagt GACAGCAAACACCTGAACTACCTGAGCTCAGAGCAGGCCCTGGCAGATTTTGCAGTGCTGATTCAGAACCTGAAGAGTTCTTCACCTGGAGCTCGCCAGAGTCCTGTCATCGCTGTCGGAGGTTCCTATGGAGGGATGCTCGCCGCCTGGTTCAGGATGAAATACCCCAATATAGTTGTTGG AGCTCTGGCAGCCTCCGCACCAATATGGCAGTTCCCTGGTATGGTGCCATGTGGAGACTTCTACAAAATAGTCACACAGGACTTTGCCAAGAGTGGCATTAACTGTGATGCAAACATCAGAAAGTCGTGGAAGGCTATTAACAATGTCTCTTCCACTG CGTCTGGTCTTCAGTGGCTGTCAGAAGAATTCAGTTTATGCGCTCCTCTTAAAAGCAGCGTGGAAGCTGTCGGCTTCAAGAGCTGGCTTCAGGAGACCTGGGTGAACCTGGCCATGGTGGACTACCCCTACCAAGCAAACTTTCTGCAGCCACTTCCTCGCTGGCCGATCCAG GTGGTGTGCAAGTTTCTTTCTTTGGATCCCAGCGTGTCTGACTACCAGCTGCTGCACGGTGTCTCCCAAGCAGCAAAGGTCTACTACAACTACACCGGAAGCACTTCCTGTCTTAACACATCTCAGACAGCGACCGGCAGCCTGGGTTTACTGGGCTGGTTTTACCAG GCCTGCACAGAGATGGTGATGCCCATGTGCACTGACGGCGTCCACGACATGTTTGAACCCGAGGAGTGGAACCTGCAGACCTTTTCTGATGAGTGTAACGCCATGTTTGGTGTCAGGCCACGAGCTGACTGGGCAGCTACAGTCTACGGGGCGAAGGACATCGCCTCTCACAGCAACATCATCTTCAG TAACGGAGGACTCGACCCGTGGTCGGCTGGCGGAGTGACTCACAACATAACGGATTCTCTGGTTTCCATCCTGATTCCTGACGGAGCCCATCACCTGGACCTCCGCTACAGCAATGACCAGGACCCACCTTCAGTCCGCGCAGCCCGGGCGTTAGAGGTGATGTATTTTCGAGAGTGGATCAGGCAGGCTAAAAAAACACGTCAAACTGCATCAGCCCCTTAG
- the LOC120572034 gene encoding protein FAM181B — MAVQTAIMNPQFMNFCFPGSVMEYEVEKSLDGSLLGEAENDEDYKETTRDLLSFIDSASSNIKLALDKPVKSKRKVNHRKYLQKQIKRCTGNITPGNVAEVPVKRQGSPLAQPLQSKTLPKRDGVQANLQSKSLAALFSPVKDIRGEKAKKPPLRHRNLPPSFFTEPANCSKVSSTSGMTLKDLERGNPEAAEFFELLGPDYSNMVSDQDLYQNMPVRVQPEMGGPDPDPASYDAHHLVGGLLYSEPWTSCSVPTKKVGENLRTGPIQPPVYCHSEAASGSIEDNALCTLAFPNFFTDCSIPQVTYDLSGGYNRANYSSL; from the coding sequence ATGGCTGTTCAGACTGCAATCATGAACCCTCAGTTCATGAATTTCTGCTTCCCTGGTTCTGTGATGGAGTACGAGGTGGAGAAAAGTCTGGATGGGAGTCTCCTCGGTGAGGCAGAAAATGACGAGGACTACAAAGAGACCACTCGGGACTTGCTGAGCTTCATAGACTCGGCCTCCAGCAATATCAAGCTGGCTCTGGACAAGCCGGTGAAATCCAAGAGGAAAGTCAACCACCGGAAGTATCTGCAGAAGCAGATCAAAAGGTGCACCGGCAATATAACCCCAGGAAATGTAGCAGAAGTCCCAGTTAAGAGACAGGGTTCCCCCCTGGCTCAGCCCTTGCAGAGCAAAACTCTACCTAAACGTGACGGGGTCCAGGCCAATTTACAGAGCAAGAGCTTGGCGGCCCTCTTCAGCCCTGTGAAGGATATAAGGGGTGAGAAAGCCAAGAAACCACCCCTGAGGCATCGTAATCTGCCCCCTTCTTTCTTCACCGAACCGGCCAACTGCTCCAAAGTCAGCTCCACGTCTGGGATGACGCTGAAGGACCTGGAGCGGGGCAATCCTGAGGCGGCGGAGTTCTTCGAGCTCTTGGGGCCAGATTACAGCAACATGGTCAGCGACCAGGACCTTTATCAAAATATGCCTGTCCGGGTGCAGCCAGAGATGGGAGGCCCTGATCCTGATCCTGCTTCCTACGATGCTCACCATTTAGTCGGGGGTCTCCTCTACTCTGAGCCCTGGACTAGCTGCTCGGTACCCACTAAGAAAGTAGGGGAGAATCTGCGAACAGGCCCAATCCAGCCCCCTGTTTACTGTCATTCTGAGGCTGCTTCCGGGTCCATAGAGGATAACGCACTGTGCACTTTGGCCTTCCCCAACTTCTTCACAGACTGCTCCATACCTCAGGTCACTTATGATTTAAGTGGCGGTTATAACAGAGCTAATTATTCATCTCTATGA